Proteins from one Ciconia boyciana chromosome 26, ASM3463844v1, whole genome shotgun sequence genomic window:
- the ADAR gene encoding double-stranded RNA-specific adenosine deaminase isoform X1, which produces MRLRRLFRTGECSVNRSSPSPGVQAVRFTCVSQQCAMNRGAGRGRGSYLTRSRRNCPSTNQGFFNRPHTPQETNRETFLHQQFLTEQDTEVYLLHGQGSHDESHIRGVRAVAPAPAERWQPSQSRAGWHRFSSKRPWVETSPRYCPPRYHRQEDSERDSDAIRLNFQRLSLAGQDCEQEILTIFRQLGEGKTCTVHDLARKLKTQKKEVNRVLYKLFREGKLHKGGETPPLWRIASASAGRERSPADHSSGRTDPACESRGGEGSAVGSGDADPMMAETKEKICNYLFSVAETTALNLAKNIGFTRAKDVNAFLSALEKLGDVHKQNTNPPRWSLTDRKRERMQMRLKASVVTQTPDPTPESGFPPSSVPPCSQEMTVASPAVTTSEEESIENGQQPLGQTDQSDASDTEAALPEDTKPVFSSLSNYDNSENGKWATDDIPDNLNTINKQPDESESIMSSQSSPSYAAQFEAAFPCTPVEKLMACQEKNPVSGLTEYSQYTYQHCEFAMLEQSGPSHEPRFKFQAVINGRRFPPAEAGSKKLAKQEAAANAMKVLMSEAENGRHGGIKCEEPFPSDSSEAELPLHPEPEPSSAPAHLNLLPGKHPISVLMEYGQKSGNTIEFQMLSQEGPPHDPRFSYCVKMGDQIFPAVVGNSKKGAKQMAAEVAVKILSGESVPHVLPEQPVVKPHGDQSMPSGGPWIPTPDESKVAKAKGVGELIKYLNVNPVSGLLEYARSNGFAAEFKLIDQSGPPHDPKFVYQAKVGGRWFPAVTAHNKKQGKQEAADAALRVLIGETEKTERMEGMNITELPVSGSTLHDQMAMLSHQRFNTLTARIQHSLLGRKILAAIIMRKGNKGLGVVVSIGTGNRCVKGEELSLKGETVNDCHAEIISRRGFVRFLYSELMKYDPSNASSAEESIFEPAGGKRLKIKSNVTFHLYVSTAPCGDGALFDKSCSDQASMVGQAQHQPLFENPKQGKLRTKVENGEGTIPVESSDIVPTWDGIQHGERLRTMSCSDKILRWNILGLQGALLSHFIEPVYLSSVTLGYLYSQGHLTRAICCRVARDGNVLQEKLQAPYRINHPEVGRVSVYDSARQTGKTKESSVNWCLADESEVEVLDGTKGKVDGPKLEVSRVSKRKMFALFQQLCAKNNCKDLQNLSVYSDAKEAATAYQESKQCFFSTLEEMGYGSWIRKPQEEDNFSFPDA; this is translated from the exons ATGAGACTGAG GCGCCTGTTCAGGACGGGAGAGTGCAGTGTGAATCGCAGCTCCCCTTCTCCTGGCGTGCAAGCGGTCCGATTCACATGTGTGTCCCAGCAGTGCGCTATGAACAGAGGCGCTGGTCGAGGCAGAGGCTCGTATCTTACCCGGTCAAGACGTAACTGCCCCAGCACTAATCAAGGTTTTTTTAACCGCCCTCATACTCCACAAGAAACTAATCGGGAAACCTTTTTACACCAGCAGTTCCTAACAGAGCAGGACACGGAAGTCTATTTGCTTCACGGACAGGGATCACACGACGAATCACACATCAGAGGCGTGCGAGCTGTGGCACCGGCTCCTGCAGAGAGATGGCAACCCAGCCAGAGCAGAGCGGGATGGCATAGGTTCTCCAGCAAGCGTCCGTGGGTAGAAACTTCGCCACGTTATTGTCCTCCTCGCTACCATCGTCAGGAGGACTCGGAGAGAGATTCTGACGCCATCAGGCTGAATTTCCAGAGACTGTCTCTTGCTGGACAAGACTGTGAACAAGAAATTCTGACGATTTTCAGGCagcttggggaggggaagacTTGTACGGTTCATGATCTTGCACGTAAACTTAAAACTCAAAAGAAAGAGGTCAACCGTGTTTTGTATAAACTCTTCCGAGAAGGCAAGTTGCACAAAGGTGGGGAGACACCGCCGCTGTGGAGGATTGCCAGTGCAAGcgcagggagagaaagaagccCCGCTGACCACAGCAGCGGTCGCACAGATCCTGCTTgtgagagcagaggaggagaggggagtgCAGTTGGCTCGGGAGACGCCGATCCCATGATGGCTGAGACGAAGGAGAAAATCTGCAACTACTTGTTCAGCGTGGCAGAAACAACGGCACTCAACCTCGCCAAGAACATTGGGTTTACGAGGGCCAAGGACGTTAACGCCTTTCTTAGCGCTCTGGAAAAGCTGGGAGATGTCCACAAGCAGAACACAAACCCCCCCCGGTGGTCCCTGACAGACAGGAAACGCGAGCGGATGCAGATGAGGCTGAAAGCCAGCGTGGTAACGCAGACACCAGATCCCACACCTGAGTCAGGTTTTCCACCTTCCTCTGTTCCTCCATGTTCCCAGGAGATGACTGTAGCTTCACCAGCAGTGACAACATCGGAAGAAGAAAGTATAGAAAACGGACAGCAGCCTTTGGGGCAAACTGATCAGAGCGATGCCAGTGACACGGAAGCAGCCCTGCCTGAGGACACTAAGCCCGTATTCTCCAGTTTGAGTAATTATGATAACTCTGAAAACGGCAAGTGGGCCACAGATGATATCCCAGATAATCTGAACACTATCAACAAGCAGCCCGATGAGTCAGAATCCATCATGAGTTCCCAGTCTTCCCCCAGTTACGCTGCCCAGTTTGAAGCTGCTTTCCCATGTACGCCCGTAGAGAAACTGATGGCTTGTCAGGAGAAGAACCCGGTGAGTGGCCTTACCGAATATTCCCAGTACACATACCAGCACTGTGAGTTTGCCATGTTGGAGCAGAGTGGACCCTCCCACGAGCCACG atTTAAGTTCCAGGCAGTGATTAATGGGCGCCGATTCCCACCAGCAGAAGCAGGGAGCAAAAAACTCGCTaaacaggaggcagcagctaACGCTATGAAGGTCCTGATGAGTGAAGCGGAGAATGGAAGACATGGTGGAATTAAATGCGAAGAGCCGTTTCCCTCTGACAGCTCTGAAGCGGAACTG CCTTTGCATCCAGAGCCAGAGCCATCGTCTGCGCCAGCTCATCTCAACCTGCTTCCTGGGAAGCACCCTATCAGCGTATTAATGGAGTATGGACAAAAATCGGGGAACACAATTGAATTCCAGATGCTCTCTCAGGAGGGCCCACCTCATGATCCTAG GTTCAGCTACTGTGTGAAAATGGGTGACCAAATTTTCCCTGCTGTGGTAGGAAACAGCAAGAAGGGAGCAAAGCAAATGGCAGCAGAAGTTGCTGTGAAGATTCTTTCTGGAGAGTCTGTACCCCATGTCTTGCCTGAACAG CCTGTCGTGAAGCCCCATGGTGACCAGTCCATGCCCAGCGGTGGACCGTGGATCCCCACTCCAGATGAATCTAAGGTGGCGAAAGCAAAGGGTGTTGGGGAGCTCATCAAATACCTTAATGTCAATCCTGTCAGCGGCCTGCTGGAATACGCCCGCTCCAATGGGTTTGCCGCAGAGTTCAAACTCATTGACCAGTCAGGACCTCCCCATGACCCCAA GTTTGTCTATCAGGCGAAGGTTGGAGGCCGTTGGTTCCCAGCTGTAACTGCACACAATAAAAAGCAGGGcaagcaggaggcagctgaTGCAGCGCTCAGAGTCCTGATTGGGGAAACGGAGAAGACTGAGCGCATGGAAGGGATGAACATCACCGAG CTCCCCGTGAGTGGCAGTACCCTACACGATCAGATGGCTATGCTGAGCCACCAGCGCTTCAACACCCTCACTGCTCGCATCCAGCACAGTCTGCTTGGGCGGAAGATCCTGGCTGCCATCATCATGCGGAAAGGAAACAAGGGCCTGGGAGTGGTGGTCAGCATCGGAACAG gtaATCGTTGCGTGAAAGGAGAAGAGCTGAGCTTGAAGGGGGAGACAGTGAATGACTGTCACGCAGAGATCATTTCTCGAAGAGGCTTTGTGAG GTTTCTCTATAGTGAGCTGATGAAGTATGACCCATCTAATGCTTCCTCTGCAGAAGAGAGCATTTTTGAGCCAGCGGGAGGGAAGAGACTCAAAATAAAGAGCAACGTTACCTTTCACCTCTACGTCAG CACAGCACCTTGTGGAGACGGGGCGCTCTTTGATAAATCCTGCAGCGATCAGGCGAGCATGGTGGGGCAAGCCCAGCATCAGCCTCTCTTTGAGAACCCCAAACAAGGCAAGCTGCGGACCAAGGTGGAGAACG GGGAAGGTACCATTCCCGTGGAGTCGAGTGACATTGTGCCCACGTGGGATGGGATCCAGCACGGGGAGAGGTTGCGAACCATGTCCTGCAGCGACAAAATCTTACGCTGGAATATACTTGGCTTGCAAGGGGCATTGCTGTCACACTTCATAGAACCGGTTTATCTCAGCTCTGTTACACTCG GTTACTTGTACAGTCAGGGTCATTTAACCCGTGCGATCTGCTGCCGCGTGGCAAGAGATGGGAACGTGCTGCAGGAAAAGCTCCAGGCTCCGTATCGCATTAATCATCCTGAG GTTGGGCGAGTCAGCGTATACGACTCTGCGAGGCAGACGGGCAAGACGAAGGAGTCTTCGGTGAATTGGTGTCTTGCTGATGAAAGCGAAGTGGAAGTCTTGGATGGCACAAAAGGGAAAGTAGACGG ACCGAAGCTGGAGGTATCTCGTGTgtccaaaaggaaaatgttcGCCCTGTTCCAGCAGTTGTGTGCCAAGAACAACTGCAAAGACCTGCAGAACCTCTCGGTGTACTCGGATGCGAAGGAGGCAGCCACAGCCTACCAAGAATCCAAGCAGTGCTTCTTCAGCACGCTGGAAGAGATGGGCTACGGCAGCTGGATCCGCAAACCCCAAGAGGAAGataatttctctttccctgaTGCATAA
- the ADAR gene encoding double-stranded RNA-specific adenosine deaminase isoform X2, with product MNRGAGRGRGSYLTRSRRNCPSTNQGFFNRPHTPQETNRETFLHQQFLTEQDTEVYLLHGQGSHDESHIRGVRAVAPAPAERWQPSQSRAGWHRFSSKRPWVETSPRYCPPRYHRQEDSERDSDAIRLNFQRLSLAGQDCEQEILTIFRQLGEGKTCTVHDLARKLKTQKKEVNRVLYKLFREGKLHKGGETPPLWRIASASAGRERSPADHSSGRTDPACESRGGEGSAVGSGDADPMMAETKEKICNYLFSVAETTALNLAKNIGFTRAKDVNAFLSALEKLGDVHKQNTNPPRWSLTDRKRERMQMRLKASVVTQTPDPTPESGFPPSSVPPCSQEMTVASPAVTTSEEESIENGQQPLGQTDQSDASDTEAALPEDTKPVFSSLSNYDNSENGKWATDDIPDNLNTINKQPDESESIMSSQSSPSYAAQFEAAFPCTPVEKLMACQEKNPVSGLTEYSQYTYQHCEFAMLEQSGPSHEPRFKFQAVINGRRFPPAEAGSKKLAKQEAAANAMKVLMSEAENGRHGGIKCEEPFPSDSSEAELPLHPEPEPSSAPAHLNLLPGKHPISVLMEYGQKSGNTIEFQMLSQEGPPHDPRFSYCVKMGDQIFPAVVGNSKKGAKQMAAEVAVKILSGESVPHVLPEQPVVKPHGDQSMPSGGPWIPTPDESKVAKAKGVGELIKYLNVNPVSGLLEYARSNGFAAEFKLIDQSGPPHDPKFVYQAKVGGRWFPAVTAHNKKQGKQEAADAALRVLIGETEKTERMEGMNITELPVSGSTLHDQMAMLSHQRFNTLTARIQHSLLGRKILAAIIMRKGNKGLGVVVSIGTGNRCVKGEELSLKGETVNDCHAEIISRRGFVRFLYSELMKYDPSNASSAEESIFEPAGGKRLKIKSNVTFHLYVSTAPCGDGALFDKSCSDQASMVGQAQHQPLFENPKQGKLRTKVENGEGTIPVESSDIVPTWDGIQHGERLRTMSCSDKILRWNILGLQGALLSHFIEPVYLSSVTLGYLYSQGHLTRAICCRVARDGNVLQEKLQAPYRINHPEVGRVSVYDSARQTGKTKESSVNWCLADESEVEVLDGTKGKVDGPKLEVSRVSKRKMFALFQQLCAKNNCKDLQNLSVYSDAKEAATAYQESKQCFFSTLEEMGYGSWIRKPQEEDNFSFPDA from the exons ATGAACAGAGGCGCTGGTCGAGGCAGAGGCTCGTATCTTACCCGGTCAAGACGTAACTGCCCCAGCACTAATCAAGGTTTTTTTAACCGCCCTCATACTCCACAAGAAACTAATCGGGAAACCTTTTTACACCAGCAGTTCCTAACAGAGCAGGACACGGAAGTCTATTTGCTTCACGGACAGGGATCACACGACGAATCACACATCAGAGGCGTGCGAGCTGTGGCACCGGCTCCTGCAGAGAGATGGCAACCCAGCCAGAGCAGAGCGGGATGGCATAGGTTCTCCAGCAAGCGTCCGTGGGTAGAAACTTCGCCACGTTATTGTCCTCCTCGCTACCATCGTCAGGAGGACTCGGAGAGAGATTCTGACGCCATCAGGCTGAATTTCCAGAGACTGTCTCTTGCTGGACAAGACTGTGAACAAGAAATTCTGACGATTTTCAGGCagcttggggaggggaagacTTGTACGGTTCATGATCTTGCACGTAAACTTAAAACTCAAAAGAAAGAGGTCAACCGTGTTTTGTATAAACTCTTCCGAGAAGGCAAGTTGCACAAAGGTGGGGAGACACCGCCGCTGTGGAGGATTGCCAGTGCAAGcgcagggagagaaagaagccCCGCTGACCACAGCAGCGGTCGCACAGATCCTGCTTgtgagagcagaggaggagaggggagtgCAGTTGGCTCGGGAGACGCCGATCCCATGATGGCTGAGACGAAGGAGAAAATCTGCAACTACTTGTTCAGCGTGGCAGAAACAACGGCACTCAACCTCGCCAAGAACATTGGGTTTACGAGGGCCAAGGACGTTAACGCCTTTCTTAGCGCTCTGGAAAAGCTGGGAGATGTCCACAAGCAGAACACAAACCCCCCCCGGTGGTCCCTGACAGACAGGAAACGCGAGCGGATGCAGATGAGGCTGAAAGCCAGCGTGGTAACGCAGACACCAGATCCCACACCTGAGTCAGGTTTTCCACCTTCCTCTGTTCCTCCATGTTCCCAGGAGATGACTGTAGCTTCACCAGCAGTGACAACATCGGAAGAAGAAAGTATAGAAAACGGACAGCAGCCTTTGGGGCAAACTGATCAGAGCGATGCCAGTGACACGGAAGCAGCCCTGCCTGAGGACACTAAGCCCGTATTCTCCAGTTTGAGTAATTATGATAACTCTGAAAACGGCAAGTGGGCCACAGATGATATCCCAGATAATCTGAACACTATCAACAAGCAGCCCGATGAGTCAGAATCCATCATGAGTTCCCAGTCTTCCCCCAGTTACGCTGCCCAGTTTGAAGCTGCTTTCCCATGTACGCCCGTAGAGAAACTGATGGCTTGTCAGGAGAAGAACCCGGTGAGTGGCCTTACCGAATATTCCCAGTACACATACCAGCACTGTGAGTTTGCCATGTTGGAGCAGAGTGGACCCTCCCACGAGCCACG atTTAAGTTCCAGGCAGTGATTAATGGGCGCCGATTCCCACCAGCAGAAGCAGGGAGCAAAAAACTCGCTaaacaggaggcagcagctaACGCTATGAAGGTCCTGATGAGTGAAGCGGAGAATGGAAGACATGGTGGAATTAAATGCGAAGAGCCGTTTCCCTCTGACAGCTCTGAAGCGGAACTG CCTTTGCATCCAGAGCCAGAGCCATCGTCTGCGCCAGCTCATCTCAACCTGCTTCCTGGGAAGCACCCTATCAGCGTATTAATGGAGTATGGACAAAAATCGGGGAACACAATTGAATTCCAGATGCTCTCTCAGGAGGGCCCACCTCATGATCCTAG GTTCAGCTACTGTGTGAAAATGGGTGACCAAATTTTCCCTGCTGTGGTAGGAAACAGCAAGAAGGGAGCAAAGCAAATGGCAGCAGAAGTTGCTGTGAAGATTCTTTCTGGAGAGTCTGTACCCCATGTCTTGCCTGAACAG CCTGTCGTGAAGCCCCATGGTGACCAGTCCATGCCCAGCGGTGGACCGTGGATCCCCACTCCAGATGAATCTAAGGTGGCGAAAGCAAAGGGTGTTGGGGAGCTCATCAAATACCTTAATGTCAATCCTGTCAGCGGCCTGCTGGAATACGCCCGCTCCAATGGGTTTGCCGCAGAGTTCAAACTCATTGACCAGTCAGGACCTCCCCATGACCCCAA GTTTGTCTATCAGGCGAAGGTTGGAGGCCGTTGGTTCCCAGCTGTAACTGCACACAATAAAAAGCAGGGcaagcaggaggcagctgaTGCAGCGCTCAGAGTCCTGATTGGGGAAACGGAGAAGACTGAGCGCATGGAAGGGATGAACATCACCGAG CTCCCCGTGAGTGGCAGTACCCTACACGATCAGATGGCTATGCTGAGCCACCAGCGCTTCAACACCCTCACTGCTCGCATCCAGCACAGTCTGCTTGGGCGGAAGATCCTGGCTGCCATCATCATGCGGAAAGGAAACAAGGGCCTGGGAGTGGTGGTCAGCATCGGAACAG gtaATCGTTGCGTGAAAGGAGAAGAGCTGAGCTTGAAGGGGGAGACAGTGAATGACTGTCACGCAGAGATCATTTCTCGAAGAGGCTTTGTGAG GTTTCTCTATAGTGAGCTGATGAAGTATGACCCATCTAATGCTTCCTCTGCAGAAGAGAGCATTTTTGAGCCAGCGGGAGGGAAGAGACTCAAAATAAAGAGCAACGTTACCTTTCACCTCTACGTCAG CACAGCACCTTGTGGAGACGGGGCGCTCTTTGATAAATCCTGCAGCGATCAGGCGAGCATGGTGGGGCAAGCCCAGCATCAGCCTCTCTTTGAGAACCCCAAACAAGGCAAGCTGCGGACCAAGGTGGAGAACG GGGAAGGTACCATTCCCGTGGAGTCGAGTGACATTGTGCCCACGTGGGATGGGATCCAGCACGGGGAGAGGTTGCGAACCATGTCCTGCAGCGACAAAATCTTACGCTGGAATATACTTGGCTTGCAAGGGGCATTGCTGTCACACTTCATAGAACCGGTTTATCTCAGCTCTGTTACACTCG GTTACTTGTACAGTCAGGGTCATTTAACCCGTGCGATCTGCTGCCGCGTGGCAAGAGATGGGAACGTGCTGCAGGAAAAGCTCCAGGCTCCGTATCGCATTAATCATCCTGAG GTTGGGCGAGTCAGCGTATACGACTCTGCGAGGCAGACGGGCAAGACGAAGGAGTCTTCGGTGAATTGGTGTCTTGCTGATGAAAGCGAAGTGGAAGTCTTGGATGGCACAAAAGGGAAAGTAGACGG ACCGAAGCTGGAGGTATCTCGTGTgtccaaaaggaaaatgttcGCCCTGTTCCAGCAGTTGTGTGCCAAGAACAACTGCAAAGACCTGCAGAACCTCTCGGTGTACTCGGATGCGAAGGAGGCAGCCACAGCCTACCAAGAATCCAAGCAGTGCTTCTTCAGCACGCTGGAAGAGATGGGCTACGGCAGCTGGATCCGCAAACCCCAAGAGGAAGataatttctctttccctgaTGCATAA
- the CHRNB2 gene encoding neuronal acetylcholine receptor subunit beta-2, translating into MALLRVLCLLAALRRGLGTDTEERLVEYLLDPARYNKLIRPATNGSELVTVQLMVSLAQLISVHEREQIMTTNVWLTQEWEDYRLTWKPEDFDNMKKVRLPSKHIWLPDVVLYNNADGMYEVSFYSNAVISYDGSIFWLPPAIYKSACKIEVKHFPFDQQNCTMKFRSWTYDRTEIDLVLKSEVASLDDFTPSGEWDIVALPGRRNENPDDSTYVDITYDFIIRRKPLFYTINLIIPCILITSLAILVFYLPSDCGEKMTLCISVLLALTVFLLLISKIVPPTSLDVPLVGKYLMFTMVLVTFSIVTSVCVLNVHHRSPTTHTMPPWVRTLFLRKLPALLFMKQPRQNCARQRLRQRRHTQERAATATLFLRAGARACTCYANPGAAKAEGLNGYQERQGQAPAPAAGCACGLEEAVDGVRFIADHMRSEDDDQSVSEDWKYVAMVIDRLFLWIFVFVCVFGTVGMFLQPLFQNYATNSLLQLGQGTPTSK; encoded by the exons ATGGCGCTGCTCCGCGTCCTCTGCCTCCTCGCCGCCCTCAGAC GGGGCCTGGGCACGGACACGGAGGAGCGGCTGGTCGAGTATCTGCTGGACCCCGCGCGCTACAACAAGCTGATCCGGCCGGCGACCAACGGCTCCGAGCTGGTGACCGTGCAGCTGATGGTGTCGCTGGCCCAGCTCATCAGCGTG CACGAGCGGGAGCAGATCATGACCACCAACGTCTGGCTGACCCAG GAGTGGGAGGACTACCGCCTCACCTGGAAGCCGGAGGACTTTGACAACATGAAGAAGGTCCGCCTGCCCTCCAAGCACATCTGGCTGCCTGATGTGGTGCTCTACAACAA CGCCGACGGGATGTACGAGGTCTCCTTCTACTCCAACGCGGTGATCTCCTACGACGGCAGCATCTTCTGGCTGCCGCCGGCCATCTACAAGAGCGCGTGCAAGATCGAGGTGAAGCACTTCCCCTTCGACCAGCAGAACTGCACCATGAAGTTCCGCTCCTGGACCTACGACCGCACCGAGATCGACCTGGTGCTGAAGAGTGAGGTGGCCAGCCTGGACGACTTCACACCCAGCGGCGAGTGGGACATCGTGGCGCTGCCGGGACGGCGCAATGAGAACCCCGACGACTCCACCTACGTGGACATCACCTACGACTTCATCATCCGGCGCAAGCCGCTCTTCTACACCATCAACCTCATCATCCCCTGCATCCTCATCACCTCCCTGGCCATCCTCGTCTTCTACCTGCCGTCCGACTGCGGCGAGAAGATGACACTCTGCATCTCTGTCCTGCTCGCCCTCACCGTCTTCCTGCTGCTCATCTCCAAGATCGTGCCGCCCACCTCGCTGGACGTGCCGCTGGTGGGCAAGTACCTCATGTTCACCATGGTGCTGGTGACCTTCTCCATCGTCACCAGCGTCTGCGTCCTCAACGTGCACCACCGCTCGCCCACCACGCACACCATGCCGCCCTGGGTCCGCACCCTCTTCCTCCGCAAGCTCCCGGCGCTGCTCTTCATGAAGCAGCCGCGGCAGAACTGCGCACGCCAGCGCCTGCGCCAGCGCCGGCACACCCAGGAGCGTGCCGCCACCGCCACCCTCTTCCTCCGGGCCGGTGCCCGCGCCTGCACCTGCTACGCCAACCCCGGCGCTGCCAAGGCCGAGGGGCTCAATGGCTACCAGGAGCGGCAGGGGCAGGCGCCGGCCCCCGCGGCCGGCTGCGCCTGCGGGCTGGAGGAGGCGGTGGACGGCGTGCGCTTCATCGCTGACCACATGCGCAGCGAGGACGACGACCAGAGC GTGAGCGAGGACTGGAAGTACGTGGCCATGGTCATCGACCGCCTCTTCTTGTGGATCTTCGTCTTCGTCTGCGTCTTCGGCACCGTCGGCATGttcctccagcccctcttccaGAACTACGCCACCaactccctgctgcagctcgGCCAGGGCACCCCCACCTCCAAATAG
- the UBE2Q1 gene encoding ubiquitin-conjugating enzyme E2 Q1, producing the protein MQRAGAEEAAGSQAAAGGPGRSGAEVAAAPAGRLLRRELRLLESIFHRGHERFRIGSACPDEISCEFVPGAGARAGASASRGPPPGPVRIHCNITESYPAVPPIWSVESDDPNLAAILERLVEVRKGNTLLLQHLKRIISDLCKLYNLPQHPDVEMLDQPLPAEQSTQEEVSSEEEDEEMPEDTEDLDHYEMKEEEPADGKKTEDEGIGKENLAILEKIKKNQRQDYLNGAVSGSVQATDRLMKELRDIYRSPSFKGGYYAVELVNDSLYDWNVKLLKVDEDSALHNDLQILKEKEGTDFILLNFSFKDNFPFDPPFVRVVSPVLSGGYVLGGGAICMELLTKQGWSSAYSIESVIMQISATLVKGKARVQFGANKNQYSLTRAQQSYKSLVQIHEKNGWYTPPKEDG; encoded by the exons ATGCAGCGGGCGGgggcggaggaggcggcggggtcgcaggcggcggcgggggggcccgggcggagcggggccgaggtggcggcggcccccgccgggCGGCTCCTGAGGCGGGAGCTGCGGCTGCTCGAGTCCATCTTCCACCGGGGACACGAGCGGTTCCGCATCGGCAGCGCCTGCCCCGACGAGATCAGCTGCGAGTTCGtcccgggggccggggcccgcgCCGGTGCCTCCGCCTcccgggggccgccgccggggcccgtCCGCATCCACTGCAACATCACG gAGTCTTACCCAGCTGTTCCCCCGATCTGGTCTGTGGAGTCGGACGATCCGAACCTGGCAGCTATCCTGGAGAGGCTGGTGGAAGTCAGGAAAGGAAATACGCTG CTTTTGCAGCACCTGAAGCGAATAATCTCCGACCTGTGCAAACTTTACAACCTTCCCCAACATCCAGATGTTGAAATGCTGGACCAGCCTCTGCCGGCAGAACAG AGCACACAGGAAGAGGTGTCctctgaagaggaagatgaagagatGCCAGAG gaCACTGAGGACTTGGACCACTATGAGATGAAAGAGGAAGAGCCGGCAGATGGGAAGAAGACAGAGGATGAAGGCATTGGGAAGGAAAACCTGGccattttagagaaaataaaaaagaaccaGAGGCAAGATTACTTAAAT GGTGCAGTGTCTGGGTCTGTGCAGGCCACCGACCGGCTAATGAAGGAGCTCAGGGATATTTACCGATCACCAAGTTTCAAGGGCG GATACTATGCAGTTGAACTAGTGAACGACAGCCTGTACGATTGGAACGTCAAACTCCTGAA GGTTGACGAGGATAGCGCTTTGCACAATGATCTCCAGATcctcaaagagaaagaaggaacagATTTCATCCTCCTAAACTTCTCCTTTAAA gaTAACTTTCCTTTTGATCCACCGTTCGTAAGGGTCGTGTCCCCGGTGCTGTCAGGGGG GTATGTTCTGGGTGGCGGTGCCATCTGCATGGAGCTACTTACAAAACAG GGCTGGAGCAGCGCGTACTCCATCGAGTCAGTGATTATGCAGATCAGCGCAACTCTGGTGAAAGGGAAAGCACGAGTACAATTTGGAGCCAATAAG AATCAGTACAGCCTGACAAGAGCACAGCAGTCCTACAAGTCCCTGGTTCAGATCCACGAGAAGAATG GCTGGTACACACCGCCCAAGGAGGATGGCTAG